Proteins encoded together in one Candidatus Xianfuyuplasma coldseepsis window:
- a CDS encoding helix-turn-helix domain-containing protein gives MSTNAREFGLFIDGLRLDRNMSREDLCDGIISLSQYKRYLRGDTSIPNDILVQIADRLNYSISDLHLLFLKKSDSQLEQINNIFNLIKQRKFDDAYKLAKDIREAIFVSKYNKLFFDFCMLFIQHNLNMVSDVHVLELYSKMINYPECQNNESFNIIELNILFQMILISSKIDNYEPAELMYKMLTESQYNLPLGQDTTLLPSIYLVLGQILGRQQKFKRTIEITNQGIEFCLNNEISFALSSLFLINAYAKWDTEDKIGAIESAKKALLQLYIEGKSKKLDDYKKSIENKFNMNFEDVIDL, from the coding sequence ATGTCTACAAATGCACGTGAGTTTGGTCTATTTATTGATGGCTTAAGATTAGACCGAAACATGTCTAGAGAAGACCTCTGTGATGGAATCATTTCTCTAAGTCAATACAAAAGGTATTTAAGAGGAGACACCTCAATACCAAATGATATATTAGTTCAAATAGCTGATCGATTGAACTACAGTATTAGTGATTTACATCTACTTTTCCTTAAAAAATCTGATAGTCAACTTGAACAAATAAACAACATCTTTAATCTAATAAAACAAAGAAAGTTCGATGATGCATACAAGTTGGCTAAAGATATAAGAGAAGCAATTTTCGTGTCAAAGTACAATAAACTATTCTTTGATTTTTGTATGTTATTTATCCAGCACAATCTTAATATGGTTTCCGATGTACATGTTCTTGAATTGTATTCAAAAATGATAAATTATCCAGAATGTCAGAATAATGAATCTTTTAATATCATTGAACTAAACATTCTATTTCAAATGATTTTAATCAGTTCAAAAATTGATAATTATGAACCTGCTGAGTTAATGTATAAAATGTTAACAGAATCACAATATAATCTACCTCTAGGTCAGGATACCACACTATTACCCAGTATTTATCTTGTTTTAGGGCAGATTCTTGGACGACAACAAAAATTCAAAAGAACAATAGAAATCACCAATCAAGGAATTGAGTTTTGTCTCAATAATGAAATCTCGTTTGCCTTGTCTTCTCTCTTTCTAATCAATGCGTATGCAAAATGGGATACTGAAGATAAGATTGGGGCAATTGAATCTGCGAAAAAAGCACTTTTACAGTTATACATTGAGGGGAAAAGTAAAAAATTGGATGATTACAAAAAATCCATAGAAAATAAGTTCAATATGAACTTTGAAGATGTAATAGACTTATAG
- the trpS gene encoding tryptophan--tRNA ligase: protein MKRILSGIQPTGSLNIGTYLGSVKNFVKLQDELPDYEFFIFIADLHAITVYKDKQELRKLIRELAALYIACGLRPERVNLFIQSEVPAHAQMAYLLQCNAYIGELERMTQYKDKSKKQETGVTVGLFTYPTLMAADILLYDPDFVPVGRDQKQHLELTRDIAQRVNNKYNDIFTVPEPLIAEVGAKINSLTDPTAKMSKSDANEKSRINLLDPEHIIKKRIRSAVTDSLGTITYDPEKRPGISNLMTIYSLIGNKSFDEIEAMYADKGYKEFKDDLGELIYQELKPIQDRYNELINSKELDDIFDKGRDAAYKVSQKKLFKLMNRIGLGRKR from the coding sequence ATGAAACGAATACTCTCGGGAATCCAACCGACTGGATCCCTTAATATCGGAACATATCTTGGAAGTGTGAAAAACTTTGTAAAACTACAAGATGAGTTGCCGGACTATGAATTTTTCATTTTTATCGCTGATTTACACGCAATCACGGTATACAAAGACAAACAGGAGTTACGCAAACTGATTCGTGAACTCGCCGCACTATACATTGCTTGCGGATTACGTCCCGAACGCGTGAACCTTTTCATTCAATCTGAAGTTCCCGCTCATGCGCAAATGGCATATTTACTTCAATGCAATGCCTACATTGGTGAACTCGAACGAATGACACAGTACAAAGACAAAAGCAAAAAACAAGAAACTGGTGTCACCGTTGGATTATTCACTTATCCGACATTAATGGCAGCCGATATTTTGCTGTACGATCCGGATTTTGTTCCGGTCGGACGCGATCAGAAACAACATCTAGAACTAACTCGCGACATCGCTCAACGTGTCAACAACAAATACAACGATATCTTTACCGTACCCGAACCACTCATTGCCGAAGTTGGTGCAAAAATAAACAGTCTCACCGATCCAACCGCAAAAATGAGCAAATCCGATGCCAATGAAAAATCCCGAATCAATTTACTCGATCCGGAACACATCATTAAAAAACGAATTCGTTCAGCTGTTACCGATTCCCTTGGAACGATTACGTACGATCCCGAAAAACGACCTGGTATATCAAATCTTATGACGATTTACTCATTGATTGGCAATAAATCATTTGACGAAATCGAAGCGATGTATGCTGACAAAGGGTACAAGGAATTCAAAGATGACTTAGGAGAACTTATCTATCAAGAATTAAAACCGATTCAAGACAGATACAACGAACTCATCAATTCCAAGGAACTAGATGACATCTTTGACAAAGGTCGAGATGCTGCATACAAAGTATCTCAAAAGAAACTCTTCAAGTTAATGAACCGCATTGGTTTAGGACGCAAACGCTAA
- the gap gene encoding type I glyceraldehyde-3-phosphate dehydrogenase — protein MAIKVAINGFGRIGRLAFRLMNEDPDFEIVALNDLTDAETLAYLLKYDTAQGRYKSDSIHVDGDSIVVEGKPVKVYAQPDPENLPWGDLGVEVVLECTGFFTTKDKAEKHIKAGAKKVVISAPAKGDLKTVVFNVNHDILDGTETVVSGASCTTNCLAPIAQVLDDNFGVVKGFMTTVHAYTNDQNTLDAPHKKGIFARRGRAAAANIVPTSTGAAVAVGKVLPQLNGKLDGIALRVPTPTGSCVDLVVELEKETTKEEINAAVKAAANESLGYTEDPIVSSDTIGMTFGTLFDANMTKVMTVDGKQLVKVLTWYDNEMSYTAQMIRTMKFLAENLKD, from the coding sequence ATGGCTATTAAAGTTGCTATTAATGGATTTGGTCGTATTGGTCGCTTAGCTTTCCGATTAATGAACGAAGATCCAGATTTTGAAATCGTTGCATTAAACGATTTAACAGATGCAGAAACCCTTGCATACTTACTAAAATATGATACTGCTCAAGGTCGTTACAAGTCAGACAGCATCCATGTTGATGGAGATTCTATCGTTGTTGAAGGGAAACCCGTTAAAGTCTATGCACAACCAGATCCTGAGAACCTTCCATGGGGAGACTTAGGCGTTGAAGTTGTCTTAGAATGTACTGGATTCTTTACGACAAAAGACAAAGCTGAAAAACACATTAAAGCTGGAGCGAAAAAAGTCGTTATCAGTGCACCTGCAAAAGGCGATTTAAAAACCGTTGTATTTAACGTTAACCATGACATCTTAGACGGAACAGAAACCGTTGTAAGTGGAGCTTCTTGTACGACAAACTGCTTGGCACCAATCGCTCAAGTATTGGATGACAATTTTGGTGTTGTAAAAGGATTCATGACAACCGTGCATGCGTACACCAATGACCAAAACACATTGGATGCACCTCACAAAAAAGGAATTTTTGCACGTCGTGGACGCGCTGCAGCTGCGAACATCGTACCAACAAGTACCGGTGCAGCAGTAGCTGTTGGTAAAGTATTACCACAATTGAATGGAAAATTAGATGGAATCGCGTTGCGTGTTCCAACGCCAACAGGATCTTGTGTCGACTTAGTTGTTGAACTCGAAAAAGAAACAACCAAAGAAGAAATCAATGCTGCTGTCAAAGCTGCTGCAAATGAGTCTCTTGGTTATACTGAAGATCCAATCGTTTCCAGCGATACAATCGGAATGACATTTGGTACATTGTTTGATGCAAACATGACCAAAGTTATGACGGTTGATGGGAAACAACTAGTTAAAGTATTAACATGGTACGACAATGAAATGAGTTATACGGCTCAAATGATTCGCACCATGAAATTCTTAGCTGAAAACTTAAAAGACTAG
- the pepF gene encoding oligoendopeptidase F: protein MKWKLENLYKTLEEWQKEYDHVEQLIDTLASYQGKLHEFKTFKEYYTYQKELGTKLIKVYQYAALKSDLNKKVTENAARVQKMQFLLSKLRQKTAFESPELLGIGKDTIDSFIEQDETLHEYKFSIEKLFRNQEHVLDQKSESIIANFSQLTSKGSEVYTALSIADNEPKEVELEDGEKVVITSGNYRSYLADLKSPEDRRKVFEAIFSQYKDHKNSYAQIYNTILQSNIARMKNRNYSSSLESYLFGNNIPLDVYHNLVEVATSNTDPIKRYYNLRKDYLGLEKHHTYDRFMPLASSNSKFTYEEAKDIFFKSINHLDQEFIDKAKSALEDGYVDVYEQDGKQTGAYSWGAVNEHPFILLNYDDTLNYVFTVAHEAGHSMHSQFSSENQPVATQNYTIFVAEIASTFNEHNLLDYFIQNSNTTKEDKIMLLQQSIDDILGTFYRQTLFAAYELKAHELAEQGTPITHEALSQIMVDLYKQYYDIDITEENGKEYVWAYIPHLFHTPFYVYQYATSFAASLKLYELVKEDPTNIKHHIELLKSGGNDYPVMQVQKAGVDLTTKDPFFAVVNRLNSLLDELEVALKE, encoded by the coding sequence ATGAAATGGAAATTAGAGAACTTATATAAGACCTTAGAAGAGTGGCAAAAAGAGTACGATCATGTCGAACAATTAATCGACACACTTGCCTCCTACCAAGGAAAACTACATGAATTTAAAACCTTCAAAGAATACTATACGTATCAGAAGGAACTCGGTACGAAATTAATCAAAGTCTATCAATATGCAGCACTAAAATCAGACCTAAACAAGAAAGTCACAGAAAACGCCGCAAGAGTTCAAAAAATGCAATTTTTACTAAGTAAATTACGTCAAAAAACCGCGTTTGAATCACCGGAATTACTTGGGATTGGTAAAGATACTATCGATTCGTTTATTGAACAAGATGAAACATTGCATGAATACAAATTCTCCATTGAGAAACTATTCCGCAACCAAGAACATGTACTTGATCAAAAAAGTGAATCCATCATCGCCAACTTTAGTCAGTTAACCAGTAAAGGTAGTGAAGTGTATACAGCACTAAGCATTGCTGATAACGAACCGAAGGAAGTAGAACTTGAAGATGGTGAGAAGGTTGTGATTACCAGCGGAAACTACCGCAGCTACCTCGCGGATCTGAAATCGCCAGAAGATCGACGCAAAGTCTTTGAAGCGATTTTCAGCCAATACAAAGATCACAAAAACTCCTATGCTCAAATTTACAACACGATTCTCCAAAGCAATATTGCACGGATGAAAAACCGCAACTATTCTTCCAGTTTGGAATCGTATCTATTTGGTAATAACATCCCTCTAGATGTCTACCACAATTTAGTCGAAGTTGCTACGTCCAACACCGACCCCATCAAACGATATTACAATCTTCGCAAAGATTACTTAGGTCTAGAGAAACATCATACATATGATCGCTTCATGCCACTTGCTTCAAGCAACTCCAAGTTCACGTATGAAGAAGCAAAAGACATCTTCTTTAAATCTATTAACCACCTGGATCAAGAGTTTATTGACAAAGCAAAATCTGCACTCGAAGATGGCTATGTCGATGTATACGAACAAGATGGAAAACAAACCGGAGCCTACAGCTGGGGTGCAGTAAACGAACATCCTTTCATTTTGCTAAACTACGATGATACCTTGAATTATGTATTCACAGTTGCCCACGAAGCCGGACACTCGATGCATTCTCAATTTTCCAGTGAGAATCAACCTGTTGCAACCCAAAACTATACCATTTTCGTCGCAGAAATTGCATCAACATTTAACGAACACAATCTTCTAGATTATTTCATTCAAAACAGTAATACGACAAAAGAAGATAAAATCATGCTGTTGCAACAATCCATCGATGATATTCTCGGTACTTTCTACCGCCAAACCTTGTTTGCTGCATACGAACTAAAAGCACATGAGTTAGCGGAACAAGGAACCCCAATTACACACGAAGCATTATCGCAAATCATGGTTGATTTATACAAACAGTACTATGATATCGATATTACCGAAGAAAACGGGAAAGAATATGTTTGGGCATACATCCCCCACTTGTTCCATACACCGTTTTACGTCTATCAATATGCAACCAGCTTTGCAGCGTCACTAAAATTATATGAACTCGTCAAAGAGGATCCAACGAATATCAAACACCACATCGAACTACTAAAATCCGGTGGTAATGATTATCCTGTTATGCAAGTTCAAAAAGCTGGCGTTGATTTAACAACCAAAGATCCGTTCTTTGCCGTTGTAAACCGCTTAAACAGTTTATTGGATGAATTAGAGGTTGCATTGAAGGAATAA
- a CDS encoding ATP-dependent RecD-like DNA helicase: MEYIQGIVKAIIFHSEENSYTIIKIKVTDSSEQLNLFVFDDTDYVTVTGYFPVPMRGEEIKFFGTFKEHSKYGLQYVVKNYEKLSDTSIPGLIEYLSSDLFKGVGIKTAERIVNHLGKDTIQQVLDDKNVLEGVPKLSSKLIDVIHQGLIDNKAAEHTLIQLYGYGITPKMAIKIFQFYQNETIAIIQQNPYQLIYDIEGIGFERADIIAKSLGFEDDHPLRIKAMIMYLYQLMGINYGHTFLYKDQLLDYLDSALNKRQFLVEREIIETYLQELIDEKILYIDDDVIKLGSIQYAESQIISRVKQAISQDEDEVDKKTIDNLIKLFESRDDIVFTTLQKQAIHKAISSNLFILTGGPGTGKTTVINAIVFVYAKYHQIPITYNDPLFEIKLIAPTGRAAKRMNEATNIYAETIHRFLGYGFDGKFIHNKENLVDADVIIIDEASMIDVFLASQLLQSIPDDTKIIIVGDEDQLPSVGPGQVLKDLIDTDMVDYVKLNTIHRQAESSKIIDLAYDVNHGRIPRDMNDVFDDRMFVSEQVPNFTNRLISSVTYLQNQGYDLIEDIQILIPMYKGSTGIDYVNKTIQEQFNTNNENTLEHGDRIFKIGDKVIQLTNQIEDQIMNGDQGIVVGITSEDQVVVDFFGNEVVYKKGDLINLKHAYAMSIHKSQGSEYKVVIMPVFKTYSIMLKRKLLYTGITRAKEKLIVMGDIRAFEYGVTRIEEERQSTLKDDIVAVVLTKEEVTTKDISSLDIRHLDLPFDTFGESLGTLSPYDFMDEEKE, encoded by the coding sequence ATGGAATACATCCAAGGAATCGTAAAGGCGATCATCTTCCATAGTGAGGAAAACTCGTATACGATTATTAAAATCAAAGTAACCGATAGTTCCGAACAATTAAACTTGTTTGTTTTTGATGATACCGACTATGTTACAGTAACAGGATATTTTCCGGTACCAATGCGCGGGGAAGAAATTAAGTTCTTCGGAACATTCAAAGAACATAGTAAATATGGACTACAATACGTTGTTAAAAACTATGAGAAACTATCGGATACCTCGATTCCTGGTTTAATTGAATACCTATCGAGTGACCTTTTTAAAGGGGTTGGAATTAAAACCGCGGAACGAATTGTCAATCACCTTGGTAAAGATACAATTCAACAAGTATTGGATGATAAAAATGTCTTGGAAGGTGTCCCAAAATTATCATCTAAGTTGATAGATGTCATTCACCAGGGATTAATCGACAATAAAGCGGCAGAACATACACTAATTCAACTGTATGGATATGGTATTACACCAAAAATGGCGATAAAGATTTTTCAGTTTTATCAAAATGAGACAATCGCAATCATCCAACAAAATCCCTATCAACTGATTTATGATATTGAAGGGATTGGCTTTGAACGTGCGGATATCATTGCCAAAAGCCTAGGCTTTGAGGACGATCATCCCCTCCGTATTAAAGCCATGATCATGTATTTGTATCAATTGATGGGCATCAATTATGGTCATACATTCTTATACAAAGATCAGTTGTTAGACTACCTGGATTCTGCGCTCAATAAACGCCAATTTTTAGTCGAACGGGAAATAATTGAAACCTACCTCCAAGAACTGATAGATGAGAAGATACTATATATCGATGATGATGTTATAAAACTAGGTAGCATTCAATATGCAGAATCACAAATTATCTCACGTGTAAAACAAGCCATAAGTCAAGATGAGGATGAGGTTGATAAAAAAACGATTGATAACCTGATAAAACTGTTTGAATCTCGTGATGATATTGTATTTACTACGTTGCAGAAACAAGCCATTCATAAAGCCATTAGTAGTAATCTCTTTATACTAACTGGGGGACCAGGGACGGGTAAAACAACCGTTATCAATGCCATTGTTTTTGTATATGCGAAATATCATCAAATCCCAATTACATACAATGATCCATTGTTTGAGATTAAATTGATTGCGCCAACTGGTCGAGCGGCAAAACGAATGAATGAGGCAACCAACATCTATGCCGAAACAATTCATCGATTTTTGGGGTATGGATTTGACGGGAAATTTATTCATAATAAAGAAAATCTTGTTGATGCGGATGTCATCATCATCGATGAAGCATCGATGATTGATGTCTTTTTGGCATCACAGTTATTACAATCGATTCCCGATGATACCAAAATTATTATCGTTGGCGATGAAGACCAACTACCAAGTGTTGGTCCAGGACAAGTTCTAAAAGATTTAATCGATACAGATATGGTTGATTACGTCAAATTAAATACGATTCATCGTCAAGCAGAATCGTCTAAAATTATTGACCTTGCATATGATGTCAATCATGGACGAATTCCCCGTGACATGAACGATGTATTTGATGATCGGATGTTCGTTAGTGAACAAGTACCAAATTTTACCAATCGCTTGATAAGTAGTGTAACCTATCTTCAAAATCAAGGGTATGATTTAATTGAAGATATTCAAATTCTGATTCCAATGTATAAGGGTTCAACGGGAATCGATTATGTAAATAAAACGATTCAAGAGCAGTTTAATACCAACAATGAAAATACCTTGGAACACGGGGATCGTATTTTTAAGATTGGGGATAAAGTAATTCAGTTAACGAATCAAATCGAAGACCAGATTATGAATGGCGATCAAGGAATTGTTGTAGGAATCACTAGTGAGGATCAAGTCGTTGTTGATTTCTTTGGTAATGAAGTGGTTTATAAAAAAGGTGATTTGATTAATTTGAAACATGCGTATGCGATGAGCATTCATAAGTCTCAAGGTAGTGAATATAAAGTTGTGATTATGCCAGTATTTAAAACCTATTCGATTATGTTAAAACGAAAGTTGTTGTATACTGGAATTACCCGGGCGAAAGAAAAGCTGATTGTGATGGGTGATATCCGTGCATTTGAATATGGTGTTACACGAATTGAAGAGGAACGCCAAAGTACACTCAAGGATGATATTGTTGCTGTGGTATTAACGAAAGAAGAGGTTACGACGAAGGACATATCCTCGCTAGATATTCGCCATTTGGATTTACCATTTGATACCTTTGGAGAGAGTTTAGGAACGTTATCTCCCTATGATTTTATGGACGAAGAAAAAGAATAA
- a CDS encoding helix-turn-helix domain-containing protein: MNNYEFAQFIDQLRLSRNMSREDLVEGIISLRHYYRFIKGETTINSNVLIQFLERLELSETQLFGNFYSASDELYKKLIEIYRKVYVDDLKIAYELFSSIEKTDLDNETNKKFYEFVNLLLSVKQDRLTYNEASTQLILLIDYPNVLKKDVLTFVEKSALIYLVNYLTLQKDYRIANFFYKIVQNEINNGSNTDNTTIPFRIITAKCLGIVDEHEKALNLLQSAQNTFIVSDNFLPMINLFYYKAVAEKKLYDDYRYRTSLQKMFALLNISDNYSIKEGYKKTIYKTFELLEQDLVEFK; encoded by the coding sequence ATGAACAACTATGAATTCGCTCAATTCATCGATCAACTACGACTATCTCGCAACATGTCACGTGAAGACCTTGTTGAAGGAATCATCTCCCTTAGACACTACTACCGATTCATAAAAGGAGAAACAACTATCAATAGTAATGTTCTAATTCAGTTCTTAGAGAGATTAGAACTATCAGAAACCCAACTATTTGGTAATTTTTACTCAGCGTCTGATGAACTATATAAAAAATTAATAGAGATTTACAGAAAAGTATATGTAGATGATCTGAAAATAGCATATGAATTATTCAGTTCTATTGAAAAAACAGATCTTGACAATGAGACAAATAAAAAATTCTATGAATTTGTTAACTTACTTCTATCCGTAAAACAAGATAGATTAACCTACAATGAGGCTTCGACACAACTTATACTTTTGATTGATTATCCAAATGTTCTTAAAAAAGATGTACTTACATTTGTTGAAAAATCGGCTTTGATTTATTTAGTAAACTACCTTACTTTACAAAAAGATTATAGAATAGCCAATTTTTTCTACAAAATTGTGCAGAATGAAATAAATAATGGATCTAATACCGATAATACAACAATTCCTTTTCGAATCATAACTGCAAAATGTCTAGGAATCGTCGATGAGCACGAAAAAGCACTAAATCTTTTACAATCAGCACAAAATACTTTCATAGTCTCTGATAATTTTTTGCCTATGATAAATTTATTTTATTACAAAGCCGTTGCTGAAAAGAAGCTATATGATGATTACAGATATAGAACATCTCTCCAAAAAATGTTTGCTCTGCTAAACATTTCTGATAACTATAGTATAAAAGAAGGCTACAAAAAAACAATTTACAAGACGTTTGAATTGCTTGAGCAAGACTTAGTTGAATTCAAATAA
- the spx gene encoding transcriptional regulator Spx yields MITIYTTPSCSSCRKAKKWFEDHRIEYREKNIFNIQLTRDDIVAMLRNTDSGFEDIISTRSKVFQEQNLDIDDMTMSELTNFIINNPSVLRRPIIIEDQKMQVGYNEDEIRTFIPRRLREIIMCTTCDKGDDCDYKNALNIYFEELRDKERSGVHQN; encoded by the coding sequence ATGATTACTATTTATACTACTCCAAGTTGCTCTTCTTGTAGAAAAGCAAAAAAATGGTTTGAAGATCACCGTATTGAATATCGTGAAAAAAATATTTTCAATATTCAATTAACAAGAGACGACATTGTTGCTATGTTACGAAATACAGATAGTGGATTTGAAGATATTATTTCGACGCGTTCGAAAGTATTCCAAGAACAGAATCTTGATATCGACGACATGACAATGAGTGAACTTACAAACTTTATTATTAATAATCCGAGTGTATTACGTCGGCCTATCATTATCGAGGATCAAAAAATGCAAGTTGGTTACAACGAAGATGAGATCCGTACCTTTATTCCCCGCCGTTTACGGGAAATAATTATGTGTACAACCTGTGATAAAGGCGATGATTGTGATTATAAAAATGCACTAAATATCTACTTTGAAGAATTGCGTGATAAAGAACGAAGTGGAGTACATCAAAACTAG